The genomic DNA ATCCCCCACCCTGGCCACGCCGGTACCGGGCCGTCGGAGACGATGGGCCTGGCGCGCGTCCTGGTGGCCACGGACTTCTCCCCCCGCTCCGCCTGTGCGCTCGTGAGAGCGCTCCAGCTTCCCCTCCGGGAGGGAGCGGAAATCCTCCTCGTCCATGCACTGCCAGCGGGTAGCGCCGTGGGCGCCAGGCACGACGAGGAGGAAGCGCTCATCCGTCACGCCCTCCAGGAGGCCGTGCACCAGCATGAACGGGCCACGTACACGGTGCGCGGCGTGCTGGTGAAGGGACGGCCGGCGGAGGCCATCCTCCAGGCGACGCGGGACTTCGGCGCGGACCTGGTCGTCCTGGGGAGACCCCGCCGCCCCGGCTCGCTCCTGGCGCGGATCCGGGAGCGGGTGGCCGGAGGGATCATCCCGAGCATCCCCACCTCGCTCCTCGTCGTCGGGCCGCCCCCGGTGTGTCCGTACCGGCGCCCCCTGGTGGCCGTGGACTTCACGGCGGCATCCCGGCACGCGTTGGAGGCGACGTTCCGCCTGTGCCCGGACGCGAGCCGCGCGGTCGTGCTGCACGACTACGACACTTCCTACGAGCTCGTCCTCCACCAGTCGGGGGCGCCCTCCTCCCGGATCCTCGAGTACCAGCGTGAAGCCAAGGCATGGGCACGCGCCGAGCTGCACCGGTTCCTGGCGCCGTACCGTGAGACCGGGATGCACTTCGACGAGCTCGTCCGCTCCGGCGAGGCCTGCGAATCCATCCTGGAGATCGCACAGGAGGAACAAGCCGATCTGGTCGTCGTTGGACGGCACATGCGCGCGGGTCTGAGCCGGATCGTGCGCCCCCACCTCGCGGAGCAGGTCGTCAGGGAGAGCACCTGCGACGTGCTCATCCTCGAGCAGGAGCCTGGGGCTGATAGTCCATGACCGTCTTGGAAGCGCGACTGATAGGCATTGCCCCGAGAGTTCTCGAAGCCGAAGAAGGCCCGTTCGAGCAGTAGCAGCGTAATGTATCGAGGCGGCTGGAAGCCTCCCGCTCCAGTACCGGTTAACGCTTTGCGTCGAAAAATGAAAGCGCTTGCGAAGCGGAGAATCCGCGTATTGTTGACGCATCTTCACGGAGGGGATTGATCCATGTCACGTCGGCTGCTGATGCTCTGTATGTCCCTGCTGTCGCTCGGGGGCCTCACTCACTGTTCGAAGAGCCCGAAGGAGGGCGGCACCCAGCAAGCTGCCGCGCCGACCGCCAAGACCGAGGCCGCCGCGAAGGCCACGGCGCTCACGATCATCCAGGAGCAGCAGGCCTCCTGGATCCGGAACTTCAATCCCCTGATCGCGCCCAGCAACGCGCGCTGGCCGACCCGCTCCGGCATCTACGAGCCGCTCATGATCTACAACACGATCAAGGGCGAGATGGTGCCCTGGCTGGCGTTGAAGCATGAGTGGAGCCCGGACAACAAGACGCTCACCCTGACCCTGCGCCCCGGCGTGAAGTGGTCCGACGGCCAGCCCTTCACCGCCAAGGACGTGGCCTTCACCTTCGAGCTCCTCAAGAAGCACAAGGCCCTGGATTTCTCGGCGGTATGGGCCTTCCTGGAGGGTGTCCAGGCCAAGGATGACGCGACGGTCGAGTTCACCCTGGCGCGCCCGTTCGTGCCCGGCCTGCTCTACATCGCGCACCAGCCGATCGTGCCGGAGCACAAGTGGAAGGACATCGCCGACCCGGTCATCTTCAAGAACGAGACGCCCGTGGCGACGGGCCCGTTCACCGAGGTGAAGGTCTTCCAGAACCAGATCTTCGAGCTCGGGCGCAACCCGCACTACTGGCAGCAGGGCAAGCCCGCCGTCGAGAGCCTGCGCTTCCCGGCGTACCCGGGCAACGATCAGGCCAACCTCGCCCTGCTCACCGGTGAGCTGGACTGGGCGGGCAGCTTCGTGCCCGACATCGAGCGCGTCTTCGTCAGCAAGGACAAGGAGAACAACCACTACTGGTTCCCGCTCGTCGGCAACACGACGACGCTCTACGTCAACACCACCAAGAAGCCCTTCGACGACGTGCGCGTGCGCAAGGCGATCAGCATGGCGATCGACCGCGATCAGATCGTCAAGGTGGCGATGTATGGCTACACGAAGCCTTCCGACGCGACGTGCCTGAGCGAGACGCACGACAAGTGGCGCAACCCCGAGGCCGTGGCGGCGGGTGATTGGACGAAGCTGGACGTGGCCAAGGCCAACGCGCTGCTCGACGAGGCGGGCTTCAAGCGGGGCGAGGGCGGTGTGCGCGTGGGCCCGGACAAGAAGCCCCTGCGCTTCGAGGTCAACGTCGTCACCGGCTGGTCGGACTGGGTGCGCGCCGCGCAGATCATCACCCAGAACCTCAAGCAGATCGGCATCGACGCCACCCTGAAGACCTACGACTTCAGCCCCTACTTCGAGCGCATCCAGAAGGGCGAGTACGACATGAGCATGGGGTGGACGTCGGATGAGCCGACCCCGTACTACGTCTACCGCGATCTCATGTCGAGCGAGACGCTCAAGCCCACGGGAGAGATCGCCCTGCGCAACTGGAACCGCTTCTCGAACAAGGAGGCCGACGAGCTGCTGAAGGCCTTCGAGGCCACGAATGATGCCGAGGAGCAGAAGAAGATCGCCCACCAGCTGCAGATGATCTTCGTCAAGTACGCGCCGGTGATCCCCCTCTTTCCGGGCCCGTCCTGGGGCGAGTACAGTACGCGCCGCTTCACGAACTTCCCGAACAAAGACAACCCCTACG from Archangium lipolyticum includes the following:
- a CDS encoding universal stress protein, which translates into the protein MMTHEPIPHPGHAGTGPSETMGLARVLVATDFSPRSACALVRALQLPLREGAEILLVHALPAGSAVGARHDEEEALIRHALQEAVHQHERATYTVRGVLVKGRPAEAILQATRDFGADLVVLGRPRRPGSLLARIRERVAGGIIPSIPTSLLVVGPPPVCPYRRPLVAVDFTAASRHALEATFRLCPDASRAVVLHDYDTSYELVLHQSGAPSSRILEYQREAKAWARAELHRFLAPYRETGMHFDELVRSGEACESILEIAQEEQADLVVVGRHMRAGLSRIVRPHLAEQVVRESTCDVLILEQEPGADSP
- a CDS encoding ABC transporter substrate-binding protein — encoded protein: MSRRLLMLCMSLLSLGGLTHCSKSPKEGGTQQAAAPTAKTEAAAKATALTIIQEQQASWIRNFNPLIAPSNARWPTRSGIYEPLMIYNTIKGEMVPWLALKHEWSPDNKTLTLTLRPGVKWSDGQPFTAKDVAFTFELLKKHKALDFSAVWAFLEGVQAKDDATVEFTLARPFVPGLLYIAHQPIVPEHKWKDIADPVIFKNETPVATGPFTEVKVFQNQIFELGRNPHYWQQGKPAVESLRFPAYPGNDQANLALLTGELDWAGSFVPDIERVFVSKDKENNHYWFPLVGNTTTLYVNTTKKPFDDVRVRKAISMAIDRDQIVKVAMYGYTKPSDATCLSETHDKWRNPEAVAAGDWTKLDVAKANALLDEAGFKRGEGGVRVGPDKKPLRFEVNVVTGWSDWVRAAQIITQNLKQIGIDATLKTYDFSPYFERIQKGEYDMSMGWTSDEPTPYYVYRDLMSSETLKPTGEIALRNWNRFSNKEADELLKAFEATNDAEEQKKIAHQLQMIFVKYAPVIPLFPGPSWGEYSTRRFTNFPNKDNPYAKLTPNSLPENLFVLVEVKPK